From a region of the Alnus glutinosa chromosome 1, dhAlnGlut1.1, whole genome shotgun sequence genome:
- the LOC133881999 gene encoding adenylate isopentenyltransferase 5, chloroplastic, whose translation MTHMKISVLDCKQVGVCNGNLRPGLVDFNMEYPLFRKDKVVFVMGATGTGKSRLAIDLATRYPAEIVNSDKMQVYKGLDIVTNKVTDEECRGVPHHLLSIIDPNANFTTNDFLRHATSTMESITSRDRLPIVAGGSNSYISALINQRTEFRMKYDFRFIWVDVSFHVLRSFISDRVDRMVEAGLVDEVRKMFDLKADYSRGIRRSIGVPEMDKYLRVEATVDDGTRAMLLKEAIAKIKENTCMLACRQLEKIRCLHSECERNMHRLDATEVFLKRGREADDAWENLVAGPSSRIVRQFLYNEDRMATIVQQEVVAAAGLGSPVPSAAVATLTR comes from the coding sequence ATGACTCATATGAAAATTTCTGTCTTGGACTGCAAACAAGTTGGTGTTTGTAATGGGAATTTACGGCCCGGCCTAGTGGATTTTAACATGGAATATCCTTTGTTTCGGAAAGATAAGGTCGTGTTTGTAATGGGAGCAACCGGCACCGGCAAGTCAAGGCTGGCAATCGACCTGGCAACCCGGTATCCGGCGGAGATCGTAAATTCCGACAAAATGCAAGTTTACAAAGGGCTTGACATAGTCACCAACAAAGTCACCGACGAGGAGTGCCGCGGGGTACCCCACCACTTATTAAGCATAATTGATCCTAACGCCAACTTCACTACCAACGATTTTCTCCGCCATGCTACATCAACCATGGAATCGATCACTAGCCGGGACCGACTCCCTATCGTCGCCGGTGGTTCCAATTCTTATATTTCAGCTCTAATAAATCAACGTACTGAATTTCGAATGAAGTACGACTTTCGTTTCATTTGGGTCGATGTCTCATTTCACGTGCTTCGTTCATTTATATCAGACCGAGTCGATCGGATGGTGGAAGCCGGTTTAGTGGATGAGGTCAGGAAAATGTTTGACCTCAAAGCCGATTATTCGCGCGGAATTAGGCGTTCCATTGGGGTGCCGGAGATGGATAAATATCTACGAGTTGAAGCCACCGTCGATGATGGAACCCGAGCTATGCTTCTTAAGGAGGCCATTGCCAAAATCAAGGAAAATACTTGCATGTTAGCTTGTCGCCAATTGGAAAAGATCCGTTGCCTTCACAGCGAGTGCGAAAGGAATATGCATCGACTCGACGCTACGGAAGTGTTCCTAAAGCGGGGCAGAGAAGCCGATGACGCGTGGGAGAATCTCGTCGCAGGACCCAGCTCCAGGATCGTCCGCCAGTTCCTCTACAATGAAGATCGTATGGCCACCATTGTCCAACAAGAAGTTGTTGCTGCAGCCGGCCTCGGCTCGCCGGTTCCCTCGGCAGCAGTGGCTACACTCACTCGTTAA